In one Macaca fascicularis isolate 582-1 chromosome 6, T2T-MFA8v1.1 genomic region, the following are encoded:
- the LOC141407015 gene encoding uncharacterized protein, translating into MVAPRRRPAHLGAPHALRDSRRPPPAGREPRVQAARTGLRQAQPQGAIHSRCPASPLGVRGTGAGGGEGLARPPRPHPTSAPGIGSALTSDAPREPLEEPGKGGGAARMNGAGGCSLATSGRSRAAPLAPARAGAAARTGAAASRSPRTPGSSSRVGRGPPCPPTT; encoded by the coding sequence ATGGTGGCGCCGAGGCGGAGGCCAGCGCACCTGGGGGCGCCACACGCCCTACGGGATTCCCGCAGACCGCCGCCAGCTGGACGCGAGCCCCGGGTCCAGGCGGCCCGCACTGGTCTGCGCCAGGCCCAGCCCCAAGGGGCCATTCACAGCCGGTGTCCCGCGTCGCCGCTCGGTGTCCGTGGGACTGGCGCCGGCGGGGGCGAGGGCCTGGCGCGACCGCCTCGGCCTCACCCCACGTCCGCGCCGGGGATAGGGAGCGCACTCACCTCAGACGCGCCCCGGGAGCCGCTGGAAGAGCCCGGGAAAGGAGGCGGAGCCGCGCGAATGAATGGAGCCGGCGGCTGCTCGCTGGCGACCTCCGGCCGGTCCCGGGCCGCACCGCTCGCGCCTGCCAGGGCTGGTGCGGCTGCCAGGACTGGTGCGGCCGCCTCCCGCTCGCCCCGGACGCCCGGCTCCTCGTCGCGGGTCGGCCGCGGCCCACCGTGCCCTCCGACGACGTGA